The Salmo trutta chromosome 27, fSalTru1.1, whole genome shotgun sequence genome includes the window ATCATTGGAATTAGCATTAAAACACAttcctgtccctctcttcctctcccccaatttccatctctcccccctttcaCCCCAAATGCTCTTCCACATACTTCCAGGTGGATTTTTCCATCTGTACAGAGTGTTTATTAACAGCCCATGGCTCTGGCATCTGACAAATTATCTGTCCATCAGAGTACCAACAAATATCTTCCTTTGGACTTGGCCAGAAGAATTTGTTGATGCCATTCCGGTGCATGCACTTCACCTTAATGTTATGTTCCCCTACATCTATGATGATGCCAGGGTATCCTTCATGGTCATAATTGACAACACACCACTCCCCTACGTGATTAAGTTCAATGGTGCCAGGTCGCCATGTGGTGTCAGCCTCGTCATGAGATGTAGGGAGCTGGTTAGATGCTGCAGGGtcacccagagttgcctctttgAGCTGAAAACAAGGACAGTCCAACATGCCACTATCCTTCTGCACAGAAAAGTAATGTCCCAGTATTTTATCTGGCCTGGTGAGACACTGATAACCTGATTAATCTTCATCGTTCCTTTAATGGCATCTAAGGCAGACATCCGAGGTGAGAAGAGATAGCATATGATAAGATATAAAGAGTAACAAACATCTTATACATTTCAATACTCATCAAGTGTATACaagaaaaatgtatgtgtgtatggggaggaaggagggttACCTCTGCAGACTGCAGCAACGCACTAGTCTTGACCCTGGCTCTGAGTATCCTTTTTGAATCTCTCCATTTCTTCCTTTCTGCACCCTGCACTCTGTCACTGAGTTCAGCTATTGCCTTCTTCTTCCCCGTCTCTTTATCTTtcctccatttctccctctctttctctagatACTGTCCTTCTTTCTGGGTCAGCATTACGTCGTTCTCTGTATTGCCGCTGTCTTTCAGCTGCACTAAGATGAGGTGCCATTCATTCAGAAAGACCTGATTcaattgatatttatttattctTAAAATACTATACatgctatatatacacacactgtaatTACGTAATACAATTTAtgaacaaaaacatattttgcaaCACATTACTGCAAGATATCCATTTGTCCACCCTGTTGAGTGCATGCCCACCCTCTTACGTGTACATGGATAACATTTTGAGCAAAAATTTGCAACTATGCTCCAAGTGATTGTGATAAAGCTGGGATAATGGCTGCCACTTGAAAATGAATTTGCATTGTTTGACAAATATATTTTGAAATTATGAAATTCGATTAATGTCTTTTGTAATTTTGCTTAACAGGGTGGACATGTTATGCTTTCCCACATCACAACACCAACATATAATGATGAAAATTTAATAGTATGAAATCTAGATACTCACCAGGTTCACCACAGTTGTTTTCCCGCCAAGGAAGTGACATCATTTCCTGTTGGTGATCTCATTGTAGAAAATATACATTGTATTTTGATgtcaaaatatataaaatatatataagtgCCAGTAACCACAATGTAACAGGGTGGACAACGACTGAGGATGTACAGAAAATAGTCAATATTCTTATAAAAAGTGCAGCATTTAACACAAAAGTCTATACATAAGATAACATTTAATGAAGAaaatttgaaaatgtttttttaaatgtatagttTTTTTCGTTGAAGTTGATTGAGCAGCACTTGGGACATTGCTTCCTTCCACTGAAATAAAAtagtctaaaatgtataaaatttaGTTTGAAGTCTACATCATTATGCTTCTATTATCATGAAGGCATACACAAAAAGGATCCTTTTGAAATTTCATtaagtgtatatttttttatatacaattTTGAATGATTTATCTTGAGGACAAAAAAATAACACTTTTAGTGATATTGACACACAAGCAAGAGCTGTCGAAAACATCAAGAACAAAGTCAATATTCCTCCCATGCCAGCTAGGGTAGGACAATTACTTATGTATGAATTATTTCACAAAAAATAGCTTTATGTAGGCAAAAATTGTGCAAGAAACATATTTTCCAGGACATTAAAGCTTGTTGGTGAAACCTAGCCAATTTAGCAGTTCATCTCTCAggaatataattacatttcagtAAAAATTGAAATCCTCCAACTTATTAAACACATTGTTTGGAATGATTCTTGATTCTGTATTGACCAAACATCTTTTCAACCAATTGGTCTTGAAAGTGTTACTTATGTCAACAAAACCCAACACTTCCAGATGAAGTCAAGAAAGGTCTTGTTGATCTCTTTACAGGTAGAGGGATTTACTAATGAGGGGTACAAAAAGCGAGACAGTCCCTCTGCCTTGGACAGAAGCACTCTCCCAAGTATAGAAAGATCCCTTTGTAGCCAATTATTAAATATTTTCTTGGTTTTCTTAATTTTAGGAGAGAAATGCATATGTTGTCTCACGCACGAATATATTTTTGCGTACTTTACCATATATTACGGTCTTACTACGTCATCATTAATATACATGTTGACAATGAGTGAGAAAGCTACTTGCTATGATAGATATTGATACTTAAGGAAGACATCCTGCAAATATGTATAGTTTAGTTATTGAGCTATCAAGTTAGTTCTATCATAACGTTTATACGGATCATCTGGAGTTTGATTAGATAGCTAGCAGGAGCTTTGTTAGCAAGTCGACCAGCTAACGACTGGCTAGCTcgtactagctagttagctaccatcTAACGTTACTAGCTAGCCACATTTAGCAAGTTAGATGCTCCAACCTTTGTACattgaagaaaaaatatattatgTTACCAACCAGGTCTGGCTTCCCCAAAAGCATCATAGCACTAAGATCATGTTTTGTCCATTGAGGTTCAATGGACTTAAgaaccgaggtaaagacagtttcaggttggatattcgcctgtagttttccttaagtccaccaacagcagttagggaccgtcaacatagtgacaatTCAAATGTCAATAgctctttaaccattactcctaaaactttAAAAACTGGTTGtagctaacccgatggcatagacacacattgcacacactttgttttgtcgatttacatctcgcgctattttaaattatttatttacatttttgaatttcaatagctcattggtcatatgacctagtgacttcaataaaggttcagaatgtccaatGACTACCCTtttatattgcacaccctttagtttgtacattttcatctcacatgtttttacataaatgtttctacatttacattttcaatagctccttggtcatgtgacctactgacttcaaacaaggttcagaatgtccactcagtgggcctacatattgcacaccctttagtttgtccattgtCATCTCACGTTTGTACATAATTTTCAAAATGTAAAATTttaatagctccttggtcatgtgacctaatgacttcaaacaaggttcagaatgtccactgactacccttctatattgcacaccctttagtttgtccattttcatctcacatgattttacatgaatttttctaaatgttgaatttcaatagctccttagTTATGTGACCTAgtgacctcaaacaaggttcagaatgtccactgactatacCTTCATATCGCACACTTTGATGTTTGTCTACTTTCATCTCATGCTATTAGACTTAAATCTGTAAGCTTTGCATGCCTTCATTTTATATGGgtgttaaaaaaaacattttgaagttAACaagctggaaaatgatggtggccacacaaaatattgacactttgggcccaatttggacattttcacttaggggtgtactcacttttgttgccagtggtttagacattaatggctgtgtgttgagttattttgaggggacagcaaatttacactgttatacaagctgtacactcactacatTGTAGCAaggtgtcatttcttcagtgttgtcacatgaaaagatatactcatatttacaaaaatgtgaggggtgtactcacttttgtgagatactgtatatctatcctactctgcctttctaaggtctttgaaagtaaagttaaacagatcactgaccatttcgaatccctccgtaccttctccgctatgcaacctggtttccgagctggtcctgggtgcacctcagccatgctcaaggtcctaaacgatatcataatcaCTATCgtcaaaagacaatactgtgcagccgtattcatcgaccttgccaaggctttcaactctgtcaatcaccacaatatatcggcagactcaacagccttggtttctcaaatgactgcctcgcctgtttcaccagctacttctcagatagagttcagtgtgaaatcggagggcctgttgtccggacctctggcagtctctgggggtaccacagggttcaattctcaggccgattcttttctctgtatatatcaatgatgtcgctcttgcggctggtgattctctgatccacctctacgcagacgacaccattctgtatacttctggcccttcttttgacactgtgttaataaactccagatgagcttcaattcCATAcatctctccttccgtggcctccaactgctcttaaatgcaagtaaaactaaatgcatgctcttcaactgattgctgctcacacctgcccgcccgccgaacattaacccactggctccaggtcatctataagtccttgataggtaaagccccgccttatctcagctcactggtcaccatagcagcacccacccgtagcacacgctacagcaggtatatttcactggtcaaccccaaagccaattcctcctgccaatgactagaacgaattgcaaaaatcactgaagctggagactcatattttcctcactatctttaagcatcagctatcagagcagcttacagatcattgcacctgttcatagctcatctgtaaatagcccatccaactacctcatccccatattgttatatagatatatatttttttttctttctccgttgcaccccattatctctacttgcacattcatcttctgcacatctatcactccagtgtttatttgggaaattgtaattatttcgccactacggcAAATGTATTGCCTTACCAcgctaatcttacttcatttgcacacactgtagatatacttttctattgtgttattgactgtacgtttgtttattccatgtctaactctgttgttgtttgtgtcacactgctttactttatcttggccaggacgcagttgtaaatgagaacttgttctcggctggcttacctggttaaataaaggtgaattaaaaaaatatatatatatactgtatgtgggaatgtcttatgtccgtcctacatgtagtgttggtacgtggaatattcctcaactgcatatatcataaattgcaaatagaagtattatgttcaacaactgacattttcagatattattttgACAAACACACTTTAGTGCTTAAATTCATTCTCTATTGTCatagatggcgtagcagtgcagacgtgttttGTTCGTCCTCTCGTGTACTTTTGTATTTTGTCCTTTTTTGTATATATCTCTTTTCCATTTTAACTCAATTATACCTTCCCGTAACCTGCCACACTCAATGTGATACAGAACCGctattatttttcatttttagaccttatagcaagAGCCatctagccatcagaagctaatcAGCTAATTTAGCtacaagctatttagtcattgttagccactgctagcggcctttaccttctgcacagataccAGCCCTTTTTTAGCTTGGATAATACTCGCTAGCTTACCAGTATCGGACTgtctctccactacaacgccggattcctgccgtaatccctggaccattactcctgatcttcacagctagctagcacccacTGAGTTACCCAGTACCAAAGCTACCCctgaggcccacctcccggcctactcagttgttcaccccaactccacccaaacacggctagaacccactactccaccggatccttgCCGTAAACTCTGGACCTTCGCACCAGATcaccgctgctaccgagtggctatagtggctaacgccccatgccctgaagctagcaccagttagccgtgagccaggctcatcccccggctagcaaactaaattactacaTCTACAATACCTTTCGCCATCTGGCTTGgatcctttgtcgacacggcgccccACCGCACCACCACAACTGGTCTGCCGACAAatactccatccgctgtgcctcCAACCGTCCTCCGTCGGACGTCTTCTACTAGCCCCGGGCTACTAACTTTAAGCGCCGTGTCGCCCGCGTAGTAGCCTTCCTGTTCCATCTACCGCTGccccctatgatcacttggctacatagctcaTGCCTGCTGAACTGGCCatttatcacggtactccattctgtttattatttgtttatctgtcggccccagccgtgaactcaggctgtgtgtgtagtcaaccgaccctctctgcccagtcatcgccattttacctgttgttgatgttttagctgatcagctgttgtctcacccgttgttgtctagctagctctcccaatcaacacctgtgattactttatgcctcgctgtatgtctctctcaaatgtcaatatgccttgtatactgttgcttaggatagttatcattgttttagtttacaatggagccccgtgttccactcatcatacctctgttacctcctttgtcccacctccaaCACATGCGAtgacctcacccattataaccagcatgtccagagatacaacctctcttatcatcactcagtgcctgggcttacctccgctgtacccgcaccccaccatacccgtctgcacattatgccctgaatctattctaccacgcccagaaacctgctcctttaattctttgtccccaacgctctaggcgaccagttttgatagcctttagccgtaccctcatcctactcctcctctgttcctcgggtgatgtggaggtaaacccaggccctgcatgtccccaggcaccctcatttgttgacttctgtgatcgaaaaagccttggtttcatgcatgtcaacatcagaagcctcctccctaagtttgttttactcactgctttagcacactccgccaaccctgatgtccttgctgtgtctgaatcctggcttaggaaggctaccaaaaattcggggatttccatacccaactacaacatttttcgTCAAGattgaactgccaaagggggatgagttgcaatctactgcagagatagcctgcaaagttctgtcatactttccaggtctatacccaaacagttcgaacttcaAATTtttaaaatgaatctctccagaaataagtctctcactgttgccgcctgctatcgacccccctccgctcccagctgtgccctggacaccatttgtgaattgattgccccccatctagcctcagagttcgttctgttaggtgacctaaactgggatatgcttaacaccccggcagtcctccaatttaagctagatgccctcaatctcacacaaatcatcaaggaacccaccacgtacaaccccaaatccataaacatgggcgTAGacgttatcctgaccaacttgccctccaaatacacctctgctgttttcaatcaggatctcagtgatcactgcctcattgcctgtatccgctatgagtccgcggtcaaacaaccacccctcatcactgtcaaacgctccataaaacacttctgtgagcaggcctttccaatcgacctggcccgggtatcctggatggatattgacctcatcccgtcagtcgaggatgcctggtcattctttaaaagtaatttcctcaccatcttagataagcatgccccgttcaaatgcagaactaagaacagatatagcccttggttcactccagacctgactgcccttgatcagcacaaaaacatcctctggcggactgcaatagcatcgaatagtccctgtgatatgcaactgttcagggaagtcaggaaccaatacacgcagtcaggaAAGCTGTAACGATTGCcgtcgggaaaggaggaccaaaatgcagcaggaatgtggatgctcatctatacgtttatttaactcaaaagagaacaccaaaataataattgagagtcccaaccccaattaactaacatagaaacagattcactagactaaacatagaaatacatgaatatgacacagtgcccaaaaaccccggaatacataaatcaaatgcccttctacaacaaccaccaccccgaaccacataaaacaaataccctctgccacgtcctgaccaaactacaataacaattaacccttatactggtcaggacgtgacagtaccgccccctaaaggtgcagaccctggacGCACCTCCTAAataaacaaccccccccccaaaaaaaaatccccctaaactaaagttagggaagggagggtggctgccgtcaccaacggtacttgtgctacaccccccctctccAACCCACCTATGctggtggtggttcaggctccggcctactaTCCTCCAAAATGCAGACCGACCCGATCAGcctcgggccgtaggcagacatccctcgttccggatcgtaggctgACCTCCTcctttccacactgtaggcagactcaatCATTAGACAGTTAATTATTATTAGTTCTATATTGTCAGGCTTACTCAGTTCCAGGTTGCTGCTAGACTCCCTTGGTTTCGGGTCATCGGCAAACTctgggcagatgggccactctggctgatcctggaaaaagggccactctggctgatccgggcagacgggccgctctggctgatccgggcagacgggcctctctggctgatccgggcagacgggccgctctggcttatccgggcagacgggccgctctggctgatccgggcagaccggccgctctggcatctccgggcagacggtccgctctggcatctccgggcagacggtccgctctggcatctccgggcagacgggccgctctggcatctccgggcagacgggccgctctggcggctctgggcagctctggcgactcctgactgacgggcagctctggcggctcctgactgacgggcagctctggcggctcctgactgacgggcagctctggcggctcctgactgacgggcagctctggcggctcctgactgacgggcagctctggcggctcctgactgacgggcagctctggcggctcctgactgacgggcagctctggcggctcctgactgacgggcagctctggcggctcctgactgacgggcagactgacgggcagctctggcgactcctgactgacgggcagctctggcgactcctgactgacgggcagctctggcggctcctgactgacgggcagctctggcggctcctgactgacgggcagactgacgggcagctctggcgactcctgactgacgggcagctctggcgactcctgactgacgggcagctctggcgactcctgactgacg containing:
- the LOC115164901 gene encoding uncharacterized protein LOC115164901 isoform X1, which produces MMLLGKPDLEMMSLPWRENNCGEPVQLKDSGNTENDVMLTQKEGQYLEKEREKWRKDKETGKKKAIAELSDRVQGAERKKWRDSKRILRARVKTSALLQSAELKEATLGDPAASNQLPTSHDEADTTWRPGTIELNHVGEWCVVNYDHEGYPGIIIDVGEHNIKVKCMHRNGINKFFWPSPKEDICWYSDGQIICQMPEPWAVNKHSVQMEKSTWKYVEEHLG
- the LOC115164901 gene encoding uncharacterized protein LOC115164901 isoform X2 → MMSLPWRENNCGEPVQLKDSGNTENDVMLTQKEGQYLEKEREKWRKDKETGKKKAIAELSDRVQGAERKKWRDSKRILRARVKTSALLQSAELKEATLGDPAASNQLPTSHDEADTTWRPGTIELNHVGEWCVVNYDHEGYPGIIIDVGEHNIKVKCMHRNGINKFFWPSPKEDICWYSDGQIICQMPEPWAVNKHSVQMEKSTWKYVEEHLG